DNA sequence from the Microscilla marina ATCC 23134 genome:
CATCTCCGGTAGGTGTTTCTATCACTACAGGTTTCTTTTTAATAGCACCAATGGCTAGTATACCCACCTGTGGCTGCACTAAAATAGGTGTACCCATTTCATTGCCAAAACCTCCAATATTAGACATGGTATAAGTTCCACCAGAAAGTTCATCAGGGTTGAGCTTATTATTACGGGCTCGATTGGCAAGGTCATTTACTCGTTTTGCCAAGCCCAATAAGTTCATCTGATCAGCATTTTTAATCACAGGTACTATAAGGTTACCACTTGGTAGAGCGGTAGCCATTCCTATGTTAATATCTTTCTTTACAATGATATTTTCACCTTCTATAGAAGAGTTTACCAAAGGGAAATCGCCCAAGGTTTTGGCAATGGCCTCGATAAAAATAGGCGTGAAAGTGATTTTTTCTCCATGCTTTTGCTGAAACTCCTTTTTGACCTTATTTCTCCACATCACAATGTTGGTAACATCGGCTTCTACAAAAGTAGTGACATGGGGAGAGATTCGCTTAGAGTCTACCATACGTTGCGCAATCATTTTACGCATACGGTCCATTTCTATTACGTCATGGGCTCCACTGTAAGACACCGTGGCAGGAGCACTAGGTTTGCTACTGGCAGCAGGTTTGCCAGAAGTAGCAACTGGGGTAGGTTTAGTAGCTACTTGTGTTGGTTGAGTAGCTTGAACAGCTACACCACCACCATTGGTTTGACGATTGGCTACATAGGCTAAAATATCTTTTTTAGTGACCCTATTGTCTGAACCTGTGCCAGGTACATATTCCAGTTCAGTCATAGGAATCCCTTCAGTTTTGGCAATATTAAGTACCAAAGGAGAGTAAAACCGACCAGTAGCTGGGGCATTCAGGCGTTCGGTACCGTTGTTATTGGCAGTAGCAACTTGCGCCTGGGCAATGGTTTGCTCCACAGCAGCTACAGTGGCAGGAGCAGCTTCGGGCTGGCTTGCGGGAGCATCTGCCGGAGCGTCGCCATCGGTGCTGATGATAGCAATAGTTTGTCCTACTTGTACAACATCTCCTTCTTGTGCTAAAACCTCTTTTAAAACACCTGCATGGGTGGCAGGCACTTCAGTGTCTACTTTATCGGTAGCTACCTCAAGTACAGGCTCATCTTCCTCTATTTCGTCGCCCACAGCCTTGAGCCATTGCAAAATGGTACCTTCCATTACACTTTCGCCCATTTTGGGCATAACCATTTCTACTAATGCCATTAGAATTGCTTGTTTTGTTTGAGAACTTGGTTTGAAGTTAACGAACCCACGTGGCTCGATCAACATTGAATATATTATAGTGAGTGATAGAAAAATCAAGCACTGTTGGTTTTTCTCCGAAAAAGAGAACAACTGCACAAAGTTAAACAAAAAAATAGAAAGTTAAGGCACCAATATACACACGATGAGTACAATAACTTCGCTGTTAAGTACAAGTGTTGGCGTAGAATCTACGGTGATTTGTATTGAATAAATTGAGTTCACAATGTAACAGATTTTAGTTTCAAAATAATCATTGGCGAAAACCATTAAATACTTATATGTCTTTGGAGACTTTTTATGATTTGAAATTCAGAAAAAATATTTGTAATAAAATAAAAGTCCCAATTAAATTTGGTTTTTGAATGTTTTGTTAAGCTAAGCTATATGGAATATTTTGCGTGGTGGTTTTGTATGGAATGAGCTGAATACGGCGAAGCTTTATATTTTTTACAGAAAAACCTCCGTTTTGGGTAGAGGGTTGGGTATATGAAGGTAGGCATAACAGAAGGTTGAAAGGGTTGATAATGTAGAGTGATCATCCAAAAAACTATACTGCCTGTTTTTACTTACAAAATGTACAAGTGGTGGGGTAAGGGTTTACCTGATTTTGCCACATCAAGATACACCTGTTAGGAAATATGCAGGGTATTTTGTCAAATTATTTCTAAAACATTTATTAATCAAAATGAAACGTTTTTACAGCATTGCAATTATTTGCTTATTATTTATTTCTTTTTTTAACAATGATGCCGAAGCTCAGCGTCGCAGAAGGCGAGGGGCTTATTATAATAGTTCTGAGTTAATGTATAGCCTAGGAGCCACTGCAGTGATGCCACGCTATACCGAAGGGTTTTTGAAAGACTCTGCTGAGGAGTATTTTGGACTTACCTTTTCCCCGCGACTCAACCTGATTATGGGCAATGATCAGAGCGTGTCATTGGCTTTGTATATGAGCTTGCTTTATGGCGAGTATTTGAACAAAAAAGGAGAGACAAAAGACCTTTCTTATGAAATTCCTTTTGTAATTAATTTTAACTTTGGGGCAGGAGCCACCCACAGTGCCCGTTCGTCTCTTGGAGGTTTTTTGGGACTAGGTTATCAGTTTTCTAACTTATACTTGCTTAACCCCGAAGGGTTTGGTCAATTGTTGACTAACCCAAATGCCAACCTCAACGATTTGGCTGATGTAGTGTCACCTATGGAAGGTTTTTACCTCAACGCAGGGTTTAGGTTTGCGGTGGGCTCAGGTACTGGCAACATTCACGCGTTTATGGTGAATACCAAAATAGAGAACCAGAAAACCTATGGGCTAAGGTTTATGTACACCTTTGGCGAT
Encoded proteins:
- a CDS encoding dihydrolipoamide acetyltransferase family protein — translated: MALVEMVMPKMGESVMEGTILQWLKAVGDEIEEDEPVLEVATDKVDTEVPATHAGVLKEVLAQEGDVVQVGQTIAIISTDGDAPADAPASQPEAAPATVAAVEQTIAQAQVATANNNGTERLNAPATGRFYSPLVLNIAKTEGIPMTELEYVPGTGSDNRVTKKDILAYVANRQTNGGGVAVQATQPTQVATKPTPVATSGKPAASSKPSAPATVSYSGAHDVIEMDRMRKMIAQRMVDSKRISPHVTTFVEADVTNIVMWRNKVKKEFQQKHGEKITFTPIFIEAIAKTLGDFPLVNSSIEGENIIVKKDINIGMATALPSGNLIVPVIKNADQMNLLGLAKRVNDLANRARNNKLNPDELSGGTYTMSNIGGFGNEMGTPILVQPQVGILAIGAIKKKPVVIETPTGDVIGIRHMMFMSHAYDHRIVDGALGGGFVRRVADYLEAFDVDTVI